From a single Ascaphus truei isolate aAscTru1 chromosome 2, aAscTru1.hap1, whole genome shotgun sequence genomic region:
- the CCT5 gene encoding T-complex protein 1 subunit epsilon → MSAMGTLAFDEYGRPFIIIKDQDRKSRLTGLHALKSHIMAAKAIANTLRTSLGPNGLDKMMVDKDGQVTVTNDGATILAMMDVDHQIAKLMVELSKSQDDEIGDGTTGVVVLAGTLLEQAEQLLDRGIHPIRIADGYEQAARIAIENLDKISDSFLVDPKNVEPLIQTAMTTLGSKVINRCHRQMAEIAVNSILTVADMERRDVDFELIKVEGKVGGKLEDTQLIKGVIVDKDFSHPQMPKEVKDAKIAILTCPFEPPKPKTKHKLDVTSVEDYRALQKYEKEKFLEMVKQIKDTGANLAICQWGFDDEANHLLLQNELPAVRWVGGPEIELIAIATGGRIVPRFSELTAEKLGYAGIVKEISFGTTKDKMLVIEQCKNSRAVTIFIRGGNKMIIEEAKRSLHDALCVIRNLVRDNRIVYGGGAAEISCALAVSEAADKCPSLEQYAMRAFADALEIIPMSLAENSGMNSIQTMTEVRARQVKENNPALGVDCLRKGTNDMKTQHVIETLIGKKQQISLATQVVKMILKIDDVRQPGETEE, encoded by the exons ATGTCCGCGATGGGGACTCTCGCCTTCGACGAGTACGGGCGGCCCTTCATTATCATCAAGGACCAGGACCGCAAGTCCCGACTGACCGGGCTGCACGCCCTGAAG TCCCACATCATGGCAGCAAAAGCCATAGCCAACACTCTGAGAACATCACTCGGACCCAATG GTCTTGACAAGATGATGGTGGACAAGGATGGTCAGGTTACTGTGACTAATGATGGTGCAACTATCCTTGCCATGATGGATGTGGACCATCAAATTGCTAAACTGATGGTAGAATTATCCAAGTCACAAGATGATGAAATTGGTGATGGGACCACAGGTGTTGTAG TTCTTGCAGGCACCCTGCTGGAACAAGCTGAGCAACTGCTAGATCGTGGTATTCACCCCATCAGAATTGCAGATGGATATGAACAAGCTGCACGCATTGCTATTGAGAACCTGGACAAGATCAGTGATAGCTTTCTTGTTGATCCAAAGAATGTGGAGCCACTTATTCAGACTGCCATGACCACCCTGGGCTCAAAAGT AATCAACCGCTGCCACAGACAGATGGCAGAGATTGCAGTGAACAGTATCCTAACTGTTGCTGATATGGAACGCAGAGATGTGGATTTTGAGCTGATTAAAGTTGAGGGTAAAGTGGGGGGTAAACTCGAGGACACCCAACTGATCAAAGGTGTAATAGTGGACAAAGACTTCAGCCACCCACAGATGCCAAAG GAGGTGAAAGATGCTAAAATTGCAATCCTCACTTGTCCATTTGAACCACCAAAGCCCAAGACTAAGCATAAGCTTGATGTTACATCTGTTGAAGACTACAGAGCACTGCAAAAATATGAGAAGGAAAAGTTTCTTGAGATGGTGAAACAG ATAAAAGACACTGGAGCAAATCTTGCCATATGCCAGTGGGGCTTTGATGATGAAGCAAATCATTTATTGCTTCAGAATGAGCTACCTGCTGTCCGCTGGGTTGGTGGACCTGAAATAGAG TTAATTGCTATTGCGACTGGAGGCCGTATTGTTCCACGATTCTCAGAGCTGACTGCTGAGAAACTTGGCTATGCCGGTATTGTCAAAGAAATTTCATTTGGAACGACAAAGGATAAAATGCTTGTTATTGAGCAATGCAAGAACTCGAGAGCAGTAACTATTTTCATCAGAGGAGGAAATAAAATG ATCATTGAAGAAGCAAAGCGATCCCTTCACGATGCTTTGTGTGTCATTCGCAACCTGGTGCGGGACAACCGCATTGTTTATGGTGGTGGAGCTGCTGAGATTTCTTGTGCCCTAGCAGTGAGCGAAGCTGCTGACAAG TGCCCATCTTTAGAGCAGTATGCCATGAGGGCTTTTGCCGATGCTCTTGAAATCATTCCCATGTCGCTCGCTGAGAACAGTGGTATGAATTCCATTCAGACCATGACTGAAGTACGGGCAAGACAAGTGAAAGAGAACAATCCAGCCCTTGGCGTTGATTGCCTGCGCAAGGGCACAAATG acaTGAAGACGCAGCATGTCATAGAAACCTTGATTGGTAAAAAGCAGCAGATTTCTTTAGCTACCCAAGTGGTTAAAATGATACTGAAGATAGATGACGTACGCCAACCTGGTGAAACAGAAGAGTGA